One genomic region from Thermovenabulum gondwanense encodes:
- a CDS encoding chemotaxis protein CheC, with the protein MYSNFELDVLKEIGNIGAGNAATALSIIISEKVLIKIPEVIILPFNEVIDVMKDPEGFVTGIFFRIEGELESNCVLIIPEKETKNLLKLLLKEDVKDLLTLNDMEQSALKEVGNILVSSFVSALSDFTKLNLKISVPSLALDMAAAILSFPLTIYGIMGDTALLLSTEFYGDSDGVLIDFYLIPDDDKSFKKLLKAIGVDIFDDDTSWNR; encoded by the coding sequence ATGTATTCAAACTTTGAACTGGATGTTTTAAAAGAAATTGGTAATATTGGCGCTGGAAATGCTGCAACTGCGCTTTCAATAATTATTTCCGAGAAAGTATTGATAAAAATACCCGAGGTTATAATTTTACCATTCAATGAAGTAATCGATGTAATGAAGGATCCCGAAGGTTTTGTAACCGGGATTTTTTTCCGGATAGAAGGCGAACTTGAGAGTAACTGTGTTTTAATTATTCCTGAAAAAGAGACAAAAAACCTTCTAAAGCTTCTTTTAAAAGAAGATGTAAAAGATTTGTTAACATTGAATGATATGGAACAATCTGCCTTAAAGGAAGTAGGAAACATACTGGTGAGTTCTTTTGTTTCCGCACTTTCAGATTTTACAAAGCTAAATCTAAAGATTTCCGTTCCCAGTTTAGCATTGGATATGGCAGCGGCTATTCTTAGTTTTCCGCTGACTATATACGGGATAATGGGGGACACTGCTTTATTGCTCTCAACAGAATTTTACGGGGATTCCGATGGAGTCTTAATAGATTTTTATTTAATCCCGGATGATGATAAATCTTTTAAAAAACTTCTAAAAGCAATTGGAGTGGATATTTTTGACGATGATACGAGTTGGAATAGGTGA
- a CDS encoding chemotaxis protein CheW, whose product MDLVKQYVVFKLGDEEYGIDILQVKTIEKVLPITRIPRAPHYVKGVINLRGEIIPVIDLKKKFDLKEEELTPEARIIIVCVADITIGMIVDSATEVIQLTQDSIEPANSIKVGINSDFIEGVGKLEEDRLLIILNLEKLIANVRVS is encoded by the coding sequence ATGGATTTGGTAAAGCAATATGTGGTATTTAAATTGGGAGACGAGGAATATGGGATTGATATTTTACAGGTAAAAACGATTGAGAAAGTTTTACCCATTACTCGTATCCCCAGAGCACCCCATTATGTTAAAGGTGTAATAAATTTAAGGGGCGAGATAATACCTGTAATAGATTTAAAAAAGAAATTCGATTTAAAGGAAGAAGAATTAACTCCGGAAGCAAGAATAATAATAGTTTGTGTTGCTGATATAACAATAGGAATGATAGTAGATTCTGCTACGGAAGTTATTCAACTTACACAAGATTCTATAGAGCCTGCCAATTCAATTAAAGTAGGAATAAATTCTGATTTTATTGAAGGCGTGGGTAAATTGGAAGAAGATAGATTACTTATTATCTTAAATTTAGAAAAATTAATTGCAAATGTGAGGGTAAGTTAA
- a CDS encoding chemotaxis protein CheA yields MDNKYLNVFIEESNEYIQKLNIELLELEKNRDRNVDEIFRYMHTLKGMAGTMGFEKFTELSHQLEDLLDAIRSGNIKISSEVVDVLLEGVDILQEFVEEIADHGQEGNRDISKILEKVKKLIKNNNVNGAKNDKNLIEEKENKIEHPFNEYELKIFEEAFRKNMNIFQIKVILHQDCLLKSARAFLVFKAIENFGEVIKTIPEVREIEDEKFDREFYIYLISNTNQDKIQKSIESISEISEVIITEIRFENIAQKYGIFFNSQNSGNSDEKVSATTENGSKEINKSGEEKDTKDMKKKSGKTLRVDIERLDNLMNLVSELIIIKTRLEEIEGDLDKDQDKREAIEYLSRITSNLHDAVMKVRMVPIENVFNRFPRIVYDLSKELNKKVNLIIEGAETELDRTVIDEIGDPLLHIVRNAIDHGIERPDERVKRGKPEEGTLRMKAYHDGNNVVIEINDDGAGIDCERIARKAVEKGIVDEAKALRMKETELLSLIFEPGFSTSEKITDISGRGVGLDVVKSKIESLGGNVEVYTKKGEGTKFLIRLPLTLAIIQALMIKVDEEKYAIPLNTIRETVIVSTNEIKKVYKKDVIVLRGKVIPLISLHEVLETSKKGYINEKIIVVVVKKGEKDIGIIVDDLIGEQEIVIKSLGNYLKNLKFIAGATILGDGQVALILDINSLFEEE; encoded by the coding sequence ATGGATAATAAATATTTAAATGTATTTATTGAAGAATCAAATGAATATATTCAAAAACTGAACATTGAACTACTGGAATTGGAAAAAAACAGAGATAGAAACGTAGATGAGATATTTCGTTATATGCATACTCTTAAGGGTATGGCAGGAACTATGGGATTTGAGAAATTTACAGAACTATCCCATCAATTAGAGGATTTGCTGGACGCTATAAGGTCAGGGAATATTAAAATAAGTTCAGAAGTAGTAGATGTATTGTTAGAAGGGGTTGACATTCTACAGGAGTTCGTAGAGGAGATTGCTGATCACGGACAGGAAGGAAATAGGGATATTTCAAAAATCTTAGAAAAAGTAAAAAAACTGATAAAAAATAATAATGTGAATGGGGCGAAAAATGACAAAAATTTGATTGAAGAAAAGGAAAATAAAATTGAGCATCCCTTCAATGAATATGAATTAAAAATTTTTGAAGAAGCTTTTAGGAAAAACATGAATATTTTTCAAATAAAAGTTATTTTGCATCAAGATTGCCTCCTAAAATCTGCCAGGGCTTTTCTGGTATTTAAAGCCATCGAAAATTTTGGAGAAGTAATAAAAACAATACCTGAAGTCAGGGAGATTGAAGATGAAAAATTTGATAGAGAATTTTATATTTACTTGATTTCAAATACGAATCAGGACAAAATTCAAAAATCCATTGAATCTATTTCCGAAATAAGTGAAGTTATTATAACTGAAATTCGTTTTGAAAATATCGCCCAAAAATACGGCATATTTTTCAACTCTCAAAACTCCGGTAATTCAGATGAAAAAGTTAGTGCAACCACAGAAAACGGCTCGAAAGAAATTAATAAATCTGGGGAAGAAAAAGATACAAAGGACATGAAAAAGAAATCGGGCAAGACGTTAAGAGTAGATATTGAGCGACTTGATAATTTAATGAACCTTGTGAGCGAATTGATAATTATTAAAACAAGACTGGAAGAGATAGAGGGAGATTTAGATAAAGATCAAGATAAAAGGGAAGCGATAGAATACCTTTCAAGGATTACTTCGAACCTGCATGATGCGGTTATGAAAGTACGAATGGTGCCAATTGAAAATGTTTTCAATAGATTTCCGAGAATTGTATACGATTTGTCAAAAGAGCTCAATAAAAAAGTCAATTTAATTATTGAAGGTGCTGAAACCGAGCTTGATAGGACGGTAATTGATGAAATCGGAGATCCTTTACTTCATATTGTTAGAAATGCCATTGATCATGGAATTGAAAGGCCAGATGAAAGAGTAAAAAGAGGGAAACCCGAAGAAGGCACTCTGAGAATGAAAGCTTATCATGACGGTAATAATGTAGTAATTGAAATAAACGATGATGGTGCTGGAATAGACTGTGAACGTATTGCAAGAAAGGCTGTAGAAAAAGGTATTGTAGATGAAGCAAAAGCTTTGAGAATGAAGGAAACGGAACTTTTATCTCTAATTTTCGAGCCCGGGTTTAGTACAAGCGAAAAAATAACGGACATTTCCGGCCGGGGAGTAGGCCTTGATGTGGTAAAATCAAAAATAGAATCCCTGGGGGGTAATGTGGAGGTCTATACCAAAAAGGGAGAAGGTACAAAATTTTTAATAAGATTACCCCTTACCCTTGCTATTATTCAAGCACTAATGATTAAGGTGGATGAGGAAAAGTATGCAATACCTCTAAACACAATAAGAGAAACCGTTATCGTTTCTACTAATGAGATAAAAAAAGTTTACAAAAAGGATGTTATTGTTTTAAGAGGAAAAGTGATTCCGTTGATTAGTCTTCATGAAGTCCTTGAAACAAGCAAGAAAGGATATATTAACGAAAAGATAATTGTGGTAGTTGTTAAAAAAGGAGAAAAAGATATTGGTATAATAGTTGATGATTTAATAGGTGAACAGGAAATAGTTATTAAAAGCCTGGGGAATTACTTGAAAAATCTCAAATTTATTGCGGGTGCAACTATTTTAGGTGATGGTCAGGTGGCTTTAATTCTAGATATTAATTCATTATTTGAGGAGGAATAA
- a CDS encoding flagellar brake protein codes for MKEKLMVGMKIEIEIQRAEENLNFLTKIEEIKEKSLILGMPIYKGNYFFINLLEEVNIYYSINDLFYFLKGKVIDKSYIPLPVIEVEILEGPKRIQRRNFFRIPVTLKIKAKNINSINWCVAYIKNISGGGALLHTYLECNKNDILELRIPIDKEILEVKARVVRVEKNIMRYINPFEIAVEYYDISEKDRDKIIKFIMQEQRKLRKKGYF; via the coding sequence ATGAAAGAGAAATTAATGGTAGGAATGAAGATAGAAATAGAAATACAACGGGCGGAAGAAAACTTAAATTTTTTGACCAAAATTGAAGAAATAAAAGAAAAATCTTTAATACTCGGAATGCCAATATATAAGGGGAATTATTTTTTTATAAATCTTTTAGAAGAAGTTAACATATATTATTCGATCAACGATTTGTTTTATTTTTTAAAGGGAAAAGTTATAGACAAAAGTTATATCCCCCTCCCTGTAATAGAAGTAGAAATTTTAGAAGGACCTAAAAGAATACAAAGAAGAAATTTTTTCAGGATTCCTGTTACATTGAAGATAAAGGCAAAAAATATTAATTCAATAAATTGGTGTGTGGCTTATATAAAAAATATTAGCGGTGGTGGGGCACTATTACATACCTATCTGGAATGCAATAAAAATGATATATTGGAATTGCGCATTCCGATTGATAAAGAAATCCTTGAGGTTAAAGCACGGGTTGTCAGGGTGGAAAAGAATATAATGCGGTATATTAATCCCTTTGAAATTGCGGTGGAATATTATGATATTTCTGAGAAAGATAGAGATAAAATAATAAAATTTATTATGCAGGAACAAAGAAAATTAAGAAAAAAGGGTTATTTCTAA
- a CDS encoding MinD/ParA family protein: protein MLDQAYRLRELIKSKEKSSKQLRIIAVSSGKGGVGKTNFSVNLAIILKELGKKVLLIDADFGLANVDVISGIFPKYNLSHVINKEKKIKDIIFNGPSGIKIIPGATGLYEMANLSEEDLENLMNAFEAIKYDFDFVIIDTGAGIHKNVVNLLRSSNEVIVITTPEPSAITDAYAVIKLIFKDVKKIYLVVNRVDNYKEADLTAGKISNAAKKFLNVDLEYLGYILEDKIVSKANKEQVPFYIKYKDSLSSKCILNIGKKLIYEELDLPKIEPSFAAWFEKLISNFIPSGGK, encoded by the coding sequence ATGCTTGATCAGGCATATAGATTGAGAGAATTAATAAAAAGTAAAGAAAAATCTTCAAAACAGTTGAGAATAATAGCGGTTTCCAGCGGTAAGGGAGGAGTCGGAAAAACAAATTTCTCCGTTAACCTGGCGATTATTTTAAAGGAGCTGGGGAAAAAGGTTTTATTGATTGATGCTGATTTTGGCCTTGCAAATGTAGATGTAATATCCGGTATTTTCCCGAAATACAACTTATCCCACGTGATTAATAAAGAGAAAAAAATAAAAGATATAATTTTTAATGGACCTTCAGGAATAAAAATAATTCCTGGAGCTACAGGACTTTACGAGATGGCGAATTTATCGGAGGAAGATTTGGAAAACCTGATGAATGCCTTTGAAGCAATTAAATATGATTTTGATTTTGTAATCATTGATACCGGTGCGGGTATTCATAAAAACGTGGTTAATCTCCTCCGGTCTTCCAATGAAGTAATTGTAATAACAACCCCTGAACCTTCTGCTATAACCGACGCTTATGCCGTAATAAAATTAATATTTAAAGATGTCAAAAAGATATATTTGGTGGTAAACAGAGTTGATAATTATAAAGAAGCGGATTTAACTGCAGGAAAAATTTCCAATGCGGCAAAAAAGTTTTTGAATGTGGATCTGGAATACTTAGGATATATCCTGGAGGATAAAATTGTGTCTAAAGCAAATAAAGAACAGGTCCCTTTTTATATAAAATACAAAGATAGTCTTTCTTCCAAGTGTATATTAAATATTGGTAAAAAACTTATATATGAAGAATTGGATCTTCCCAAAATTGAACCTTCTTTTGCTGCATGGTTTGAAAAATTAATTTCCAATTTTATTCCTTCAGGGGGAAAATAG
- the flhF gene encoding flagellar biosynthesis protein FlhF has product MKIKTYIADNVQEALYKVKSEMGRDAIILQTRKIKTGGIFGLFGKTKVEVIAACELEPKKSIESSINLTLPRINMKASESMFNYAENINPTKSSIEENQIEGIKNELQEVKRLIKEIYDNKDSSSKTGLKKAKSFQTLIERLTSMEVKDEVIKVIIDNIKKDSSGNNSKILMENAKNEIIKMINQPEPIKIKETPAKIALIGPTGVGKTTTIAKLAAHYSLNEGKKVALITSDTYRVGAVSQLKTYGELLEIPVEILYEPKEASNILKKLNGYEIIFYDTLGTSPKNKIFLKKIKNIIEAIEPTELHMVISATTKTSEVENILENYKDLNYNKLLFTKIDETNIYGLILNAVYYSKCCLSYITTGQNVPDDIEVASPVKIANLLLGESDNA; this is encoded by the coding sequence GTGAAAATAAAAACTTATATTGCAGATAATGTTCAGGAAGCTTTGTATAAGGTAAAAAGTGAGATGGGAAGAGATGCGATAATTTTGCAAACAAGAAAAATTAAAACCGGAGGCATCTTTGGGTTATTTGGTAAAACGAAGGTGGAGGTCATAGCAGCCTGTGAATTAGAACCTAAAAAATCCATTGAATCTTCAATAAATTTAACCTTGCCAAGAATTAATATGAAGGCCTCCGAAAGCATGTTTAATTATGCGGAAAATATTAATCCTACAAAATCCTCTATTGAAGAAAATCAAATTGAAGGCATTAAAAATGAGTTACAGGAAGTAAAACGACTAATAAAAGAAATTTATGATAATAAAGATTCTTCGAGCAAAACTGGATTAAAAAAGGCAAAAAGTTTTCAAACGCTAATTGAAAGGTTAACTTCCATGGAGGTAAAGGATGAAGTAATAAAAGTAATTATAGATAATATTAAAAAGGATTCAAGTGGCAATAATTCAAAAATTCTTATGGAAAATGCTAAGAATGAGATAATTAAAATGATAAATCAGCCAGAACCAATAAAGATTAAAGAGACTCCTGCTAAAATAGCTTTAATTGGCCCCACCGGGGTAGGTAAAACTACAACTATAGCAAAATTAGCCGCACATTATTCTCTCAATGAAGGGAAAAAAGTGGCATTAATTACTTCCGATACATATAGAGTAGGGGCGGTAAGCCAGTTAAAAACATATGGGGAACTTCTCGAAATTCCTGTAGAAATACTTTATGAGCCAAAGGAAGCATCTAATATATTAAAAAAATTGAACGGTTACGAGATTATTTTTTACGATACCCTTGGCACGAGCCCAAAAAACAAAATATTTTTGAAGAAGATAAAGAATATTATAGAAGCAATAGAGCCGACGGAACTCCATATGGTGATTAGCGCTACGACAAAAACAAGTGAAGTCGAGAATATTTTAGAAAATTATAAGGATTTAAATTATAACAAGCTACTGTTTACAAAAATTGATGAAACCAACATTTATGGACTCATATTAAATGCTGTTTATTATTCGAAATGCTGTCTTTCATATATTACTACGGGACAAAATGTTCCGGATGATATCGAAGTAGCATCCCCCGTAAAAATAGCAAACCTTTTACTGGGAGAGAGTGATAATGCTTGA
- the flhA gene encoding flagellar biosynthesis protein FlhA yields the protein MKIGDIAVALISVLVVVMMVIPLPSALLDILLSLNITLSLVILLVSMNTEKPLNFSVFPTLLLLATLFRLSLNISSTRLILLYGYAGRVIEAFGNFVIKGNVLVGLIIFLIIVIIQFIVITRGAERVAEVAARFTLDAMPGKQMSIDADLNAGLINESEARRRRQEIQREADFYGAMDGASKFVKGDAIAGIIITAINIVGGLITGMVFQQMNFSDAIKRYALLTVGDGLVSQIPALLISTATGIIVTKAAGEGNLGNDLVNQLTAYPKILLIASGLLAFFAVIPGLPHIPFIILAGIFGYLGFSLQNAYKRESIKEKEVEKVKEFEEMRKPENIYSLLQVDPIEVEFGYSLIPLADKNQGGDLMDRIVMLRRQCALELGFVVPMIRLRDNIQLNPGEYVIKIKGVEAARGEIKIDHYLVMNPTGGPIEVDGIDTREPAFGLPAKWIPQEKRERAELLGYTVVDASSVITTHLTEVIKDYAHELIGRQEVKNLLDAVKEHSPSIIEELTPKILSLGEIQKVLSNLLKESIPIRDMVTILETLGDYAVLTKDPDTLTEYVRQRLKRVITNKFFPEKRGSVITLDKQVEDLILDALSKTESGVYLSLEPQILQKILNSTAENVKKAYKLGIQPLILTSPLVRRYFKNIIENNIKNIPVLSYAELDPNVEIKAIGMVKLQ from the coding sequence ATGAAAATCGGAGATATTGCGGTAGCTTTGATATCCGTCCTCGTAGTAGTAATGATGGTGATTCCCCTTCCTTCTGCTTTACTGGATATTTTACTTTCGCTGAATATAACCCTTTCACTGGTGATATTACTGGTATCAATGAATACAGAAAAACCGCTAAATTTTTCCGTTTTCCCCACACTTTTATTGTTAGCCACATTATTCAGACTTTCATTAAATATCTCTTCAACAAGACTTATATTGCTTTACGGCTATGCGGGGAGGGTAATAGAGGCTTTTGGTAATTTTGTTATTAAAGGAAATGTTCTTGTAGGACTTATAATATTTTTAATTATTGTTATTATTCAATTTATTGTTATTACCCGTGGAGCGGAGCGGGTAGCGGAAGTGGCAGCCAGATTCACTTTGGATGCAATGCCTGGAAAACAAATGAGCATAGATGCGGACCTGAACGCGGGATTAATAAATGAATCGGAGGCTCGAAGAAGGCGTCAGGAAATACAAAGAGAAGCAGATTTTTACGGAGCAATGGATGGTGCCAGTAAATTTGTAAAAGGAGATGCAATAGCAGGAATAATTATAACGGCAATCAATATTGTCGGCGGCCTTATTACCGGTATGGTATTTCAACAAATGAATTTTTCCGATGCGATTAAAAGATATGCTTTATTGACCGTCGGAGATGGTCTTGTAAGTCAGATTCCTGCATTGCTTATTTCTACAGCTACCGGTATCATAGTCACCAAAGCAGCTGGAGAAGGTAATTTGGGGAACGATTTAGTAAATCAGCTTACAGCTTATCCCAAAATACTTCTAATTGCCTCAGGGCTATTAGCTTTTTTCGCAGTAATACCCGGTCTTCCCCATATTCCTTTCATAATTTTAGCGGGGATATTCGGCTATTTGGGCTTTTCTCTCCAGAATGCTTATAAAAGAGAATCTATAAAGGAAAAGGAAGTTGAGAAAGTAAAGGAATTTGAAGAGATGCGAAAACCGGAAAACATTTACTCTTTGCTTCAAGTAGATCCCATTGAAGTAGAGTTTGGTTATAGTTTAATTCCTCTTGCTGATAAGAATCAGGGCGGGGACTTAATGGATAGAATTGTAATGTTAAGGAGGCAATGTGCTTTAGAGCTGGGCTTCGTAGTACCCATGATAAGATTAAGGGATAATATACAATTAAATCCGGGAGAGTATGTAATAAAAATTAAAGGGGTTGAAGCTGCAAGAGGAGAAATTAAAATAGACCACTATCTTGTTATGAATCCAACCGGTGGTCCTATTGAAGTGGATGGTATTGATACCAGAGAGCCTGCTTTTGGATTACCGGCAAAATGGATACCACAGGAAAAACGTGAAAGGGCGGAACTGTTGGGCTATACGGTAGTTGATGCTTCTTCGGTAATTACCACCCATTTAACAGAGGTTATCAAGGACTATGCCCATGAACTTATCGGCAGGCAGGAAGTAAAAAACCTTCTGGATGCCGTAAAAGAGCATTCACCATCTATAATTGAAGAATTAACTCCAAAAATCTTGAGTTTGGGTGAAATCCAAAAGGTCCTATCAAATCTTTTAAAAGAAAGTATTCCTATTAGAGATATGGTGACGATATTAGAAACCTTGGGAGATTATGCGGTTCTAACAAAAGATCCGGATACCCTTACCGAATACGTAAGGCAAAGGCTGAAAAGGGTAATTACGAATAAATTTTTTCCGGAAAAAAGAGGAAGCGTGATCACCTTAGATAAACAGGTGGAAGATTTGATTTTAGATGCTCTTTCAAAAACAGAAAGCGGAGTATATTTATCTTTAGAACCTCAAATATTGCAAAAAATATTGAATTCAACTGCTGAAAACGTAAAAAAGGCTTATAAACTGGGCATTCAGCCATTAATTCTAACAAGCCCTCTGGTGAGAAGATATTTTAAAAACATAATCGAAAACAATATAAAAAATATTCCGGTCTTATCCTACGCCGAATTGGATCCAAACGTGGAAATTAAGGCCATTGGGATGGTGAAATTACAGTGA
- the flhB gene encoding flagellar biosynthesis protein FlhB, protein MNLQLFAQEKTEKATPRKRQKARQKGQVFSSRDLTTALMLIASIFIFKYYLIGVINGVMKFMIESYSNFFNLELTVQNLSHIFIQSLTLFLYVIVPLAFGTFITGIIVNVLQTGLIFNLELIIPKFERINPIEGLKRVFSTKSLIELLKVIIKVTVISIFSYNGVITVKDGIDEMMDMSMEQILSFFSDVLFKVVLKISLALLILAVLDYLYQWYEYEKSLRMSKEDIKEELKEIEGNPQIKARIRQIQRQLARRRMMQDLKKADVVITNPTHLAVALSYDSNKHDAPVVIAKGMGEIALKIKQVAVEENIPIVENPSLARTLYKSVEIGETIPEELYQAVAEILAYIYSLKGRRI, encoded by the coding sequence ATGAATTTACAACTTTTTGCTCAGGAAAAAACTGAAAAGGCAACTCCCAGAAAGCGACAAAAGGCACGGCAAAAAGGGCAAGTTTTTTCAAGCAGAGATTTGACTACAGCCTTAATGTTAATTGCTTCAATCTTTATTTTCAAATATTATTTAATAGGCGTCATCAATGGCGTTATGAAGTTTATGATTGAAAGCTATAGCAATTTCTTCAATCTGGAATTAACGGTACAAAATCTTTCTCATATATTTATTCAATCCTTGACTTTGTTTTTATATGTAATTGTTCCTCTGGCATTTGGAACTTTTATCACCGGAATTATTGTCAATGTTTTACAGACAGGCTTAATATTTAATTTGGAGCTCATAATTCCAAAATTTGAAAGAATAAATCCTATTGAAGGATTAAAGAGAGTATTTTCTACAAAAAGTTTGATTGAGCTTTTGAAAGTAATAATAAAAGTCACTGTTATATCTATATTTTCCTATAACGGCGTAATAACCGTTAAAGATGGAATTGATGAAATGATGGATATGAGCATGGAACAAATTCTAAGTTTTTTTTCAGATGTTTTATTTAAAGTGGTTTTAAAAATTTCCTTGGCTTTACTTATTCTGGCCGTATTGGATTATCTTTACCAGTGGTATGAATATGAAAAAAGTCTCAGGATGTCAAAAGAAGATATAAAAGAAGAATTAAAAGAAATTGAGGGTAATCCTCAAATTAAAGCGAGAATAAGGCAGATACAAAGGCAATTAGCTAGAAGGCGAATGATGCAGGATTTAAAGAAAGCGGATGTGGTTATTACAAACCCCACTCACTTAGCTGTAGCTCTTTCCTATGATTCGAACAAACACGATGCACCTGTAGTTATTGCTAAAGGAATGGGGGAAATTGCGTTAAAAATAAAGCAAGTAGCGGTAGAGGAAAATATACCTATTGTAGAAAATCCTTCACTTGCCCGTACTTTATACAAATCAGTAGAAATAGGTGAAACTATTCCCGAAGAGCTTTATCAAGCAGTTGCTGAAATATTAGCATACATTTATAGTCTGAAGGGAAGGAGAATTTAA
- the fliR gene encoding flagellar biosynthetic protein FliR: MINFSMVLQDFLKFLYIFIRIISFMTVAPVFGRRETPIQIKIGFSMLMAIIIFPFIENQGFNYNFIEFIYYTLKEILTGLIMGFCVFAIFSLFYITGQMIDLQMGFGIVNVIDPQSNTQIPLMGNFYYILATLIFLTVNGHHILIGSLIKSYDLVPIGKGSFASYNLLNAILNIFKYMVITGIKMSLPVITMILIVDFILAIIAKIAPQINVFIVGLPLKILIGVFAIIIVIPSFIIALDGIFNGIYDGLFSVLRGMMTSE; this comes from the coding sequence ATGATTAATTTTTCGATGGTTTTACAGGACTTCTTAAAATTTTTATACATATTTATAAGGATTATCAGTTTTATGACCGTTGCTCCTGTGTTTGGGAGAAGGGAAACGCCAATTCAAATAAAAATCGGTTTTTCAATGCTTATGGCAATAATTATTTTTCCTTTTATCGAAAATCAGGGTTTTAATTACAATTTTATTGAGTTTATTTATTATACTTTGAAAGAAATTCTTACCGGCTTAATTATGGGCTTTTGCGTTTTTGCTATTTTTTCGCTATTTTATATTACAGGACAAATGATAGATTTACAAATGGGATTTGGGATAGTAAATGTTATTGACCCGCAAAGTAATACCCAAATTCCGTTAATGGGGAATTTTTATTATATTTTGGCAACATTAATTTTTTTGACAGTTAACGGGCATCATATTTTGATTGGGTCTTTGATAAAAAGTTACGATCTTGTTCCAATAGGGAAGGGAAGTTTTGCCTCCTATAATTTATTAAATGCAATTTTAAATATTTTTAAATACATGGTCATTACTGGCATTAAAATGAGTTTACCGGTAATTACTATGATATTAATAGTGGACTTTATTCTTGCTATAATAGCAAAAATAGCTCCTCAAATTAATGTTTTCATAGTAGGTCTTCCGCTTAAAATATTGATTGGAGTTTTTGCCATAATTATAGTTATCCCCTCTTTTATTATTGCACTTGATGGAATTTTCAATGGTATTTACGATGGTTTATTTAGTGTATTGAGGGGAATGATGACCTCAGAATGA
- the fliQ gene encoding flagellar biosynthesis protein FliQ has product MSQETVIYLAKEALGVAILVSAPILGFSMIIGLIVSILQATTQIHEQTLTFLPKIIAAVIALLIFGPWMLSTLLHFTETMFLQLPYFIK; this is encoded by the coding sequence ATGAGTCAGGAAACCGTTATTTATTTAGCTAAGGAAGCCCTTGGCGTAGCTATTCTTGTTTCAGCTCCGATATTAGGATTTTCAATGATAATCGGTTTGATCGTTAGTATATTACAAGCAACCACTCAAATTCATGAACAAACATTAACCTTTTTACCAAAGATAATTGCTGCGGTTATAGCTCTTTTGATTTTTGGGCCATGGATGTTAAGCACTTTGTTGCATTTTACTGAAACTATGTTTTTACAACTTCCATATTTTATCAAGTGA